A portion of the Ferrimonas lipolytica genome contains these proteins:
- a CDS encoding LysR family transcriptional regulator, whose translation MNLETLRIFLVVAEVKSIARAAEILDMNGSSISRKIKGLEEELNTELFHRGGKEFNTTSQGTQILKQVGTVLGEVDQIRNLANNDQEVSGPISLIVPPTIGNALAERFLVPFIKRYPKVKLRIKVNSGRQVDTLYDNDLAISPNLPSDSSLIAKKIFNGKQHFYAGTGLLEKYGVPSHPAELENYPYLVLLDDKSYSQDVQTWNNGQGLSGKFNTNSVAYSDHTEILARMVADNVGVACLPKGAFLNNPTLNFVRLFADEYYNQNCLYAIYPSRQYRPHRINVLAEELERFFNTKHAL comes from the coding sequence ATGAACTTAGAGACGTTACGAATATTCTTGGTCGTTGCAGAAGTGAAAAGCATCGCCCGGGCGGCAGAGATCCTCGATATGAATGGGTCTTCGATAAGCCGTAAAATTAAAGGTCTCGAAGAGGAACTTAATACTGAGTTGTTTCATCGCGGCGGTAAGGAGTTCAACACGACCAGCCAAGGAACGCAGATCCTTAAGCAGGTCGGTACAGTTCTCGGTGAAGTCGATCAGATCCGCAACTTAGCCAACAATGATCAAGAGGTGAGTGGCCCTATCAGTTTGATAGTACCGCCCACCATTGGTAATGCTCTGGCAGAGCGTTTTTTGGTACCATTTATCAAACGCTATCCAAAAGTTAAGCTGAGAATTAAAGTCAATTCCGGCCGCCAAGTTGATACCCTTTATGACAATGACCTTGCCATTAGTCCTAATTTACCAAGTGACAGTTCGTTAATTGCCAAAAAAATCTTTAACGGTAAACAGCATTTTTACGCTGGGACGGGGTTGTTAGAGAAGTATGGTGTTCCTAGTCATCCCGCTGAGTTGGAAAACTATCCCTATTTGGTCCTATTGGACGATAAAAGTTACTCGCAGGATGTGCAAACTTGGAATAACGGCCAAGGGCTAAGCGGAAAATTTAACACTAACTCTGTTGCCTATTCCGATCATACCGAAATACTGGCTCGAATGGTTGCCGATAATGTCGGTGTTGCTTGTTTACCTAAAGGGGCTTTTTTAAATAACCCTACGCTCAACTTTGTTCGTTTGTTCGCTGACGAATACTACAACCAAAATTGTTTGTATGCGATTTACCCATCTCGCCAGTATCGCCCCCATCGTATCAATGTGCTGGCGGAAGAGTTAGAGCGATTTTTTAATACCAAGCATGCCCTCTAG
- a CDS encoding helix-turn-helix transcriptional regulator: protein MSSNFAFDSAIIGDKAPTNVLEQCRLVDYHTSDESLRSLASMLVIWTQRVDPKQKIENVFHTHQHFQRQFLQLSDGKGQHGLLVILTETTSPQTIFMPGDKLSHKLNGVITKSTKKDHKTKVIVNLTALGLNTSEISSVLNLTCRGVEYHLDKAKQKLGASNKANLVFKANQYGWI from the coding sequence ATGTCGTCAAATTTTGCGTTTGATAGTGCCATCATCGGTGACAAAGCTCCGACCAATGTGCTCGAACAGTGCCGCTTAGTCGACTACCACACTTCAGACGAATCATTACGAAGCCTCGCCAGCATGCTTGTTATCTGGACCCAGCGGGTCGATCCAAAACAGAAAATCGAAAATGTGTTTCATACACATCAACACTTTCAGCGACAATTTTTGCAGCTCAGTGATGGCAAGGGTCAGCACGGCTTATTGGTCATTCTAACTGAGACAACGAGCCCACAGACAATATTCATGCCGGGTGACAAGCTCAGCCACAAGCTGAATGGTGTTATAACGAAGTCGACCAAGAAAGACCATAAAACCAAGGTGATTGTAAACTTAACGGCACTAGGCTTAAACACCAGTGAAATATCATCGGTTCTCAACCTAACCTGTCGCGGGGTTGAATATCATTTAGATAAGGCTAAGCAAAAGTTAGGCGCAAGCAATAAAGCCAACCTAGTGTTCAAAGCCAATCAGTATGGTTGGATTTAA
- a CDS encoding bifunctional 4-hydroxy-2-oxoglutarate aldolase/2-dehydro-3-deoxy-phosphogluconate aldolase, with the protein MSNQWQRQPAEVFSRSKVVPVMVINKLEDAVPLAKALVAGGISILEVTLRTDCAIEAIRAISKAVPEALIGAGTVLTPEQLDAAIEAGAQFAISPGTTPTLLQAAKQRSIPLVPGVASVSDMMVALENGYDHLKFFPAEANGGVKALTSMSGPMLQITFCPTGGINLGNYQEYLALKNVKCVGGSWIAPNDAIESGDWQRITALSKEALA; encoded by the coding sequence ATGAGTAATCAATGGCAACGTCAGCCTGCAGAGGTTTTTTCTCGTAGCAAAGTAGTCCCTGTAATGGTGATTAATAAGTTGGAGGACGCGGTTCCGCTAGCAAAGGCGTTAGTCGCCGGTGGAATTTCAATACTTGAAGTAACCTTACGTACCGATTGTGCAATTGAAGCGATTCGTGCCATCAGTAAAGCAGTTCCAGAGGCACTGATTGGCGCCGGTACGGTGTTAACCCCAGAGCAGTTGGATGCAGCTATTGAAGCCGGTGCGCAGTTTGCAATCAGCCCAGGAACAACACCAACGTTATTACAAGCAGCTAAACAGCGCAGTATTCCATTGGTTCCAGGTGTCGCTTCGGTATCAGATATGATGGTTGCACTAGAGAATGGTTACGACCACCTAAAGTTCTTTCCTGCAGAAGCAAACGGTGGGGTTAAGGCATTGACGTCGATGTCTGGACCAATGTTGCAGATAACATTCTGCCCAACTGGTGGTATTAACCTTGGCAACTATCAGGAGTACCTGGCGCTGAAAAACGTTAAGTGTGTCGGCGGCAGTTGGATTGCGCCGAACGATGCCATTGAGTCTGGAGATTGGCAACGGATTACGGCGTTGTCAAAAGAGGCGTTGGCCTAG
- the edd gene encoding phosphogluconate dehydratase, with amino-acid sequence MTHPTIAKITDRIIQRSVATRADYLARMAQQEQDGPLRGQLSCSNLAHGFAGCVGSDKQDLKQLNKSNVGIITAYNDMLSAHQPYATYPESIKASCRQVGSVAQVAAGVPAMCDGVTQGQPGMELSLMSREVIAMATAVGLSHNMFDGTLLLGICDKIVPGLTIGALSFGHLPTLFVPAGPMSSGLPNKQKAAIRQQFAKGELGEEALLEAESASYHSPGTCTFYGTANSNQLVIEAMGLQLPGSSFVSPNDPLRDALTDAAAKQVCRLAQQGKGRMADIYSEKSVVNGIVALLATGGSTNLTMHLVAMARAAGIIVDWQDFAELSEVTPLLARIYPNGHADINHFHQAGGMAFLMSQLRQGGLIHDDVMTSVGEGLDLYCKTPALVEGELQWLQGPATSGDEEVLRPIDNPFQTTGGMQLLQGNLGSAVMKVSAVEPQHRVIEAPAVIFEDQYALDGAFKAGELDKDCIVVVRYQGPQANGMPELHKLTPPLAVLQDRGFKVALVTDGRMSGASGKVPAAIHVSPEALNGGLLAKVEQGDIIRVDAVSGDITLMVTDDVLATRQVTTPDLSSNDFGTGRDLFAQFRTMLASPGIGASALLK; translated from the coding sequence ATGACGCACCCTACGATTGCGAAAATTACCGATCGAATCATTCAACGCAGTGTTGCGACCCGTGCTGACTACTTGGCTCGTATGGCGCAGCAGGAACAAGATGGGCCGCTGCGAGGCCAGCTGTCTTGCAGTAACTTAGCCCACGGTTTTGCCGGTTGCGTTGGTAGTGATAAGCAAGATCTGAAACAACTAAATAAATCTAATGTCGGCATTATCACCGCCTACAACGACATGCTATCTGCACACCAGCCCTATGCGACTTACCCTGAGTCCATTAAGGCTTCTTGCCGTCAAGTCGGCAGTGTCGCGCAAGTAGCTGCCGGTGTTCCGGCGATGTGCGACGGGGTTACTCAAGGCCAGCCGGGAATGGAGCTGAGCTTGATGAGCCGTGAAGTCATTGCCATGGCGACTGCCGTTGGCCTGTCGCACAACATGTTTGATGGCACGTTACTACTGGGGATCTGCGATAAGATTGTACCAGGGCTAACCATCGGTGCGCTCAGCTTTGGCCACCTGCCTACGTTATTTGTACCAGCTGGACCGATGTCCTCAGGTCTGCCTAATAAACAAAAAGCGGCGATTCGCCAGCAGTTTGCCAAAGGCGAGTTGGGCGAAGAGGCGTTACTTGAAGCAGAGTCTGCCTCATACCACAGCCCTGGTACCTGTACTTTCTACGGCACTGCTAACTCAAATCAGTTGGTGATTGAAGCGATGGGGCTGCAGCTGCCTGGTTCCTCCTTTGTTTCACCAAATGATCCCCTACGTGATGCCTTGACCGATGCCGCTGCAAAGCAAGTATGTCGTTTGGCGCAACAGGGTAAAGGTCGGATGGCTGATATCTATAGCGAAAAGTCGGTGGTAAACGGCATTGTCGCTCTGCTAGCAACCGGTGGTTCAACTAACCTGACCATGCACCTTGTCGCAATGGCACGCGCTGCTGGCATCATCGTTGACTGGCAAGATTTCGCCGAGCTGTCTGAAGTTACGCCATTACTGGCACGCATCTATCCTAACGGTCACGCCGACATCAACCACTTCCACCAAGCTGGTGGTATGGCGTTCTTGATGTCACAGCTACGTCAAGGTGGTTTAATTCACGATGATGTAATGACGTCCGTTGGTGAAGGCTTAGACCTCTACTGTAAAACCCCTGCGCTGGTGGAAGGTGAGCTTCAGTGGCTGCAAGGCCCAGCAACTTCCGGTGATGAAGAAGTCTTACGTCCAATAGACAACCCATTCCAAACAACTGGTGGTATGCAATTGCTGCAAGGTAATTTAGGTAGTGCGGTAATGAAGGTGTCTGCAGTTGAGCCGCAACACCGCGTTATTGAGGCACCAGCGGTTATCTTTGAAGATCAGTACGCGCTAGATGGCGCCTTTAAGGCCGGTGAACTTGATAAAGATTGCATTGTGGTTGTACGTTACCAAGGCCCACAGGCAAACGGAATGCCAGAGCTACACAAATTAACGCCACCATTGGCAGTATTGCAAGACCGAGGCTTTAAGGTGGCCTTGGTCACCGACGGCCGAATGTCTGGTGCATCCGGTAAGGTGCCTGCGGCCATCCATGTCAGCCCAGAAGCACTCAATGGCGGCTTACTGGCTAAGGTAGAGCAGGGCGATATCATTCGTGTCGATGCGGTTAGTGGTGACATTACCCTAATGGTTACCGACGACGTACTTGCCACTCGCCAGGTAACAACGCCAGACTTGTCGTCTAATGACTTCGGTACTGGACGAGATCTATTCGCGCAATTCCGCACCATGTTAGCTAGCCCGGGTATTGGTGCTTCGGCGCTGCTGAAATAA
- the pgl gene encoding 6-phosphogluconolactonase, with translation MPVFKPFEYSTDLVDVLASKIAADLQRAIDARGRASLVVSGGSTPLPLFRRLSNIGIEWAQVFITLADERWLPADDPESNERLVRQHLLQGKAASAHFSGLVSSDSTPEAGIALVAEKLSHFPKPFDVIVLGMGNDGHTASLFPCSEQLTLAMATEQLLVAVHPTTAPHARLSLSLSALLNARQIYLHIAGESKQQVLEQALVHTDTTQMPIRAVLNQHKTPVDVYWSQK, from the coding sequence ATGCCAGTATTTAAACCTTTTGAGTACAGCACTGATTTAGTCGATGTGCTGGCGAGTAAGATTGCCGCCGATCTGCAACGGGCTATTGATGCCCGTGGCCGAGCCTCGTTAGTGGTTAGTGGTGGCAGTACCCCACTGCCGTTGTTTCGTCGTTTGAGCAACATTGGCATTGAGTGGGCACAGGTATTTATTACCTTGGCAGATGAAAGGTGGTTACCGGCTGATGATCCAGAAAGTAATGAACGCTTAGTTCGCCAACACCTGTTGCAAGGTAAGGCGGCATCAGCGCACTTTAGTGGATTGGTCAGCAGTGACTCAACCCCAGAAGCTGGTATCGCACTGGTTGCTGAGAAGCTGTCACATTTCCCTAAGCCATTTGATGTGATTGTGTTGGGAATGGGTAACGATGGTCATACTGCCTCATTATTTCCCTGTTCAGAACAACTAACACTGGCGATGGCAACTGAGCAATTGCTGGTAGCTGTTCATCCAACCACCGCTCCGCACGCTCGATTGTCGCTGAGCCTGAGTGCTTTACTTAATGCTCGTCAGATCTACCTACATATTGCTGGAGAATCCAAGCAACAGGTTCTCGAGCAAGCTTTGGTTCACACCGATACAACTCAAATGCCGATAAGAGCGGTGCTCAATCAGCACAAAACGCCGGTCGACGTTTATTGGAGTCAAAAATAA
- the zwf gene encoding glucose-6-phosphate dehydrogenase, with product MSDLSNKPCDFVLFGTRGDLARRKLLPALYQLDRAGLLHESTRIVGIARQKLEQDEYQVIVKEALETFLKEPLVEESWNQFSERLFYYGTDFIDPEGYAELASHLNADNVMVNYFATPPSIYGDICRCLKHNNLIKDDTRVVLEKPIGSDFNSSQVINNQVAEFFNENQIYRIDHYLGKETVQNLIALRFANSLFASKWDNRTIDHVQITVAEEVGIEGRWGYFDEAGQMRDMVQNHLLQVLSLVAMDPPVDLKADSIRDEKVKVLKSLRPINQENVYDTTVRGQYTGGYLRGGQVPGYLEEQDANCGSGTETFVAIRVDIDNWRWAGVPFYLRTGKRMPTKHSEIVVHFKNPPHNLYRENYRQLPPNKLTIRLQPHEGVEIQMMNKIPGLDQTTRLQTTKLDLSFSDTFKNERIADAYERLLLECMMGNQALFVRRDEVENAWRWCDSIINAWSNAGEPPKNYPAGTWGPVASVALITRDGRSWEE from the coding sequence ATTTCCGATCTATCTAATAAACCTTGTGACTTTGTACTATTTGGTACTCGTGGTGATTTGGCCCGGCGGAAGTTGCTTCCGGCATTGTATCAACTGGATCGCGCAGGGCTGTTGCATGAGTCGACCCGTATTGTCGGCATTGCAAGGCAAAAGCTAGAGCAAGATGAATACCAAGTCATCGTTAAGGAAGCGTTAGAGACGTTCCTAAAGGAACCATTAGTCGAGGAAAGTTGGAACCAGTTCAGCGAACGACTATTTTATTATGGGACAGACTTTATCGATCCGGAAGGTTATGCCGAGTTGGCGAGCCATCTTAATGCCGATAACGTCATGGTTAACTACTTCGCAACTCCTCCTTCTATCTATGGTGACATCTGTCGTTGCCTTAAACACAATAACCTTATCAAAGACGATACTCGCGTTGTGTTAGAGAAACCTATCGGCAGCGACTTCAATTCTAGCCAGGTGATCAACAATCAAGTAGCTGAGTTTTTCAATGAGAACCAGATCTATCGTATTGATCACTACCTTGGTAAAGAAACAGTACAAAACTTGATTGCACTACGCTTTGCAAACTCGTTGTTTGCATCGAAGTGGGATAATCGAACCATCGATCATGTGCAGATTACCGTAGCCGAAGAGGTTGGTATTGAAGGGCGCTGGGGCTACTTCGACGAAGCAGGACAAATGCGGGATATGGTCCAAAACCATCTGCTGCAAGTGTTGTCTTTAGTGGCGATGGATCCGCCGGTTGACCTTAAAGCCGACTCAATTCGTGACGAGAAAGTGAAGGTATTAAAGTCGTTACGGCCAATTAACCAGGAAAATGTCTACGATACTACGGTTCGTGGCCAATACACCGGCGGTTATCTCCGAGGAGGTCAGGTTCCTGGCTATCTTGAAGAGCAAGACGCCAATTGTGGTTCCGGCACTGAAACCTTTGTAGCCATTCGGGTTGATATCGATAATTGGCGTTGGGCTGGCGTGCCGTTCTACCTTCGGACTGGTAAACGGATGCCAACCAAGCATTCCGAGATTGTGGTTCACTTTAAGAACCCGCCACATAACCTCTATCGCGAAAATTACCGTCAACTGCCACCGAATAAGCTGACCATTCGTCTGCAACCCCATGAAGGCGTTGAGATCCAGATGATGAATAAAATCCCCGGGCTTGATCAGACTACCCGCCTCCAAACAACTAAGTTGGATCTATCATTCAGTGATACCTTCAAGAATGAACGTATCGCTGATGCTTACGAGCGACTGTTGCTTGAGTGCATGATGGGCAATCAGGCGCTGTTTGTTCGCCGTGATGAGGTAGAAAATGCGTGGCGTTGGTGTGATTCGATCATTAATGCTTGGAGTAACGCCGGCGAACCGCCTAAAAATTATCCGGCAGGTACTTGGGGACCGGTTGCTTCGGTTGCATTAATAACCCGCGATGGACGCTCTTGGGAGGAGTAA